One genomic segment of Panicum virgatum strain AP13 chromosome 2N, P.virgatum_v5, whole genome shotgun sequence includes these proteins:
- the LOC120660981 gene encoding uncharacterized protein LOC120660981, with amino-acid sequence MASSPWPHTAGTAPAPPPEAAAAAAATAAAAPAPTSEQHLLKEGESAAAATVPQQQEEEANKPHLARDDDSEAVIQEHEQKINRYQAILAARLKAKFFSKKAFNGGNIFEAETTVEGETVQSSRWPCTRSFANPEFSFRDKNSHEKGNYPSSAADSSAKNSSPPLAGDVSPKNNASALATENNLTPGKRQQSKKT; translated from the exons ATGGCTTCCTCCCCGTGGCCGCACACCGCTGGTaccgcccccgccccgccgccagaagcagcagcagctgctgctgctaccgccgccgccgcccccgccccgacgTCGGAGCAGCACCTACTCAAG GAGGGAGaaagcgctgccgccgccactgtcccgcagcagcaggaggaggaggccaatAAGCCCCACTTGGCGCGGGATGATGACTC AGAAGCAGTAATCCAAGAGCATGAACAGAAAATCAACAGATATCAAGCAATACTTGCAGCCCGTTTGAAAGCTAAGTTCTTCTCTAAAAAGGCTTTTAATGGAG GGAACATCTTTGAAGCAGAAACCACTGTTGAAGGTGAAACAGTTCAGTCAAGCAG GTGGCCCTGTACAAGATCATTTGCAAACCCAGAGTTTTCTTTTCGGGACAAGAACAGCCATGAGAAGGGAAATTATCCGTCTTCAGCAGCAGATTCCTCTGCCAAGAACAGCTCTCCACCTTTAGCAGGTGATGTCTCACCAAAAAATAATGCTAGTGCTTTGGCCACAGAAAACAATCTAACGCCTGGAAAGAGACAGCAATCCAAGAAGACTTGA
- the LOC120658886 gene encoding basic leucine zipper 8-like has protein sequence MLHQHHYHGEVAMANLHCLTSPNPAFHAHCHSNMIAMPPTPFQLPPSTFEPTHEAPAVGNSPAGSGSADDACGGRMVMAEDERRRRRMVSNRESARRSRMRKQRQLTELWAQVVHLRGTSRRLLDELNHAMRDCSDMCCENARLEKEKAELSAKLERLMQAQNNTTPSSSSEPRDDTATE, from the coding sequence ATGCTGCACCAGCACCATTACCATGGAGAAGTAGCCATGGCCAACCTTCACTGCCTCACATCTCCGAACCCAGCATTCCACGCTCACTGCCATAGCAACATGATCGCCATGCCGCCCACTCCCTTCCAGTTGCCGCCTTCTACCTTTGAACCTACCCACGAAGCACCGGCTGTTGGCAACAGTCCAGCCGGCTCTGGCAGTGCTGATGATGCCTGTGGCGGCCGCATGGTGATGGCAGAGGacgagcggaggcggcggaggatggtCTCCAACCGGGAGTCCGCCAGGCGGTCGCGCATGCGCAAGCAGCGGCAGCTCACCGAGCTGTGGGCACAGGTCGTTCACCTCCGTGGCACCAGCCGTCGCCTCCTTGACGAGCTGAACCACGCAATGAGGGACTGCAGTGACATGTGCTGCGAGAACGCCCGGCTCGAGAAAGAGAAGGCTGAGCTCAGTGCCAAGCTCGAGCGCCTCATGCAAGCACAGAACAACACCACGCCAAGCTCCTCGTCAGAGCCGCGAGATGACACGGCTACTGAATAA